A window of Desulfuromonas sp. genomic DNA:
GTTTTCAAGGCCAGCTTACCGCTCCCTTCACTAACGACAGTGCCGATAACCGCGGCATCCTTACCGGCCGGATGTTTCTGCATCGTTTGCAGAACAGCTTCAGCTTTATGATCGGCCACCACGGCCAATAGTTTTCCTTCATTGGCAACGAACAGGGGATCGAGGCCGAGGATCGCGCAGGCACCGCCGACATCGTCCCGTACCGGGATCGCCGTTTCCTCGAGCTCGAGGTCGACCCGTGACTGCAATGCGATCTCCTTTAGCGTCGTTGCAACACCGCCGCGGGTCGGGTCACGCAGTACGTGTATCGACCCACCACCTTCGGCAAGGATCGTTTCGACCAGGCTGGCGAGCTCGGTGCAATCCGACTCTATCGCGCTCCCCAGTTCCAGCCCCTCGCGGCTCGCCAGAACCGCCATGCCGTGATCGCCGACGGTCCCATTAATGATGATCCGATCTCCCGGCCTGGCGCCGCTTCCCGTAATAGTCAATTCATGTTCAATAACGCCGATTCCGGATGTGTTGATAAAGATCTTGTC
This region includes:
- the hypE gene encoding hydrogenase expression/formation protein HypE; the protein is MKSDIILLGHGSGGKLSHQLLDDIIIPALSGIAASEQNDAAILPAPAGRLAFTTDSYVVDPIFFPGGCIGDLAINGTVNDLAMAAARPLVVSVGLILEEGFPVADLQEILEAMRTAADKAGVTIVTGDTKVVPRGKADKIFINTSGIGVIEHELTITGSGARPGDRIIINGTVGDHGMAVLASREGLELGSAIESDCTELASLVETILAEGGGSIHVLRDPTRGGVATTLKEIALQSRVDLELEETAIPVRDDVGGACAILGLDPLFVANEGKLLAVVADHKAEAVLQTMQKHPAGKDAAVIGTVVSEGSGKLALKTAIGGKRSIEMLAGEQLPRIC